The following proteins are co-located in the Schistocerca nitens isolate TAMUIC-IGC-003100 chromosome 2, iqSchNite1.1, whole genome shotgun sequence genome:
- the LOC126235405 gene encoding uncharacterized protein LOC126235405: MDTSNTEATGPAHSQDEETDRRAEQDQAKTAEEGVCKPLEEVGQQKEDTVATSEDNDQQPTTVSPKKRKKRRIARQGAAEIAPILREKAKQIGQELAETTQATPLEDRTTKKKTRNEDTEPDRGIHIPDGPASPKDPPPVPKTDTREVTCTRDWADDIEEQNHDAEMADIPQRSGRTAPDRRQDVSTRQQTTIKDARAEDDDADFF, translated from the coding sequence atggatactagcaacacagaagctacaggtccagcacattcccaagacgaggaaactgacagacgtgcagaacaagaccaggctaagacggcagaagaaggcgtgtgcaaaccactcgaagaagtcgggcaacaaaaagaggacacggttgccacgtcggaggataatgaccagcagcctacaactgtttcaccgaagaaacggaagaaacgtcgaatagcccgacagggagcagcagaaatcgcgccaatcctgcgtgaaaaggcgaaacagataggccaagaactggcggagacgacacaggcaactcctctggaagatcgaacaacaaagaagaagacccgaaatgaggacactgaacccgaccgtggaatccacattccagacggtccagctagtccgaaggaccctccacctgtaccaaaaacggacacgcgggaagttacgtgcacgcgagattgggcggatgacatcgaggagcaaaaccatgatgcagagatggctgacataccacaacgttcaggacggacggcacccgaccgtcgacaagatgtgtccacccggcaacaaaccaccatcaaagacgctcgtgcagaagatgatgatgccgacttcttctaa